Proteins from a genomic interval of Cottoperca gobio chromosome 8, fCotGob3.1, whole genome shotgun sequence:
- the LOC115012622 gene encoding cyclin-dependent kinase 5 activator 1-like yields MGTVLSLSPSYRKAALFEDGPATVGHYTAVQNSKNAKDAAAAAGKSLKRPSIISVLPWKRIVAVSAKRKGSKKLQADGGDGGKGNSPDGHATATTNSASNSMKLKKSQSCANLSSYSSSQDPSATTTTTSSHLPISKTLANVATVAAKKNSHIGSGIQPSTATGTPKRVIVQASTSELMRSLGEFLCRRCYRLKRLSPTDPVLWLRSVDRSLLLQGWQDQGFITPANVVFLYMLCRDVVSSEVASERELQASLLTCLYLSYSYMGNEISYPLKPFLVEAEKEAFWDRCLAIINRMSGKMLQINTDPHYFTQVFADLKNESKKEAEKTKLLIGLDR; encoded by the exons ATGGGGACGGTGCTATCTCTGTCTCCCAGCTATCGCAAGGCAGCACTGTTTGAGGACGGCCCGGCAACAGTAGGCCACTACACCGCAGTCCAGAACAGCAAAAATGCCAAGGATGCTGCCGCAGCAGCCGGAAAGTCCCTCAAACGCCCCTCCATCATCAGTGTGTTGCCATGGAAACGCATTGTGGCTGTATCGGCGAAGAGGAAGGGCTCCAAGAAGTTGCAGGCAGACGGCGGGGACGGTGGGAAAGGGAACTCTCCGGATGGCCACGCCACTGCCACGACCAACTCTGCCTCCAACAGCATGAAGCTGAAGAAGTCTCAGTCCTGTGCCAACCTTTCATCTTACTCCTCAAGCCAGGACCCCTCGGCCACTACCACCACTACCTCCTCCCACCTGCCCATCTCCAAGACCTTGGCTAACGTAGCGACTGTTGCTGCCAAAAAGAATTCCCACATAGGTTCGGGGATCCAGCCATCTACTGCAACCGGCACACCAAAACGTGTCATTGTCCAG GCCTCCACCAGCGAACTGATGCGCAGCCTGGGAGAGTTCCTGTGCCGTCGGTGCTACAGACTGAAGCGTTTATCCCCGACAGATCCGGTGCTGTGGCTGCGTAGCGTCGACCGCTCCCTCCTCCTACAGGGCTGGCAGGATCAGGGCTTCATCACTCCGGCCAACGTGGTCTTCCTCTACATGCTGTGCCGTGATGTTGTGTCATCCGAGGTGGCCTCAGAGCGCGAGCTGCAGGCCTCACTGCTCACCTGCCTCTACCTGTCCTACTCCTACATGGGCAACGAGATCTCCTACCCGCTGAAGCCCTTCTTGGTCGAGGCTGAGAAGGAAGCCTTCTGGGACCGCTGCCTGGCGATCATCAACCGCATGAGCGGCAAGATGCTCCAGATCAACACCGACCCCCACTACTTTACCCAGGTGTTTGCTGACCTGAAGAACGAGAGcaagaaagaggcagagaagacCAAACTCCTCATAGGCCTTGACCGATAA